GCGCGAGCCGTTGCGCTTTGGCGTGGGCGAGGGCCTTAGCGTCCGGTGTCGGTTCAGGCGCGGCGACCGGTGTGGCAGCCGGCGCCGGAGTCGGCGCCGCAGTTTGCTGCATGACCTTGGGCGCTTCCACCGCATCGGATGCCGACGCCTTCTTGTGCCCAGGCATATAGAGTCCGGCGCCGATCAGGGCCACGACCACCAGCAACCCACCAAGCGCCATGTACAACCCGCGGTGGCTGGCCGCTGCGGGCGGAGCTTGTGCCGGCGCTGCTGCGGATTGGGGAGAGGCCGCCCGCGGTGGCGCAGGGGTGGGAGCCGCTGCGTATGCCTGCCGATAGGCGGGAGGAAGAGGCGCCGGCATGCTCGGGATTGCGGCGTGCGACGCGGTAGGCGCCATTGACGCGTCAACTGTGTCGTTGGTCGAGCCTTGCACCACCGTCCTGTCGTTCGCCGCGGCGCCAAGACGCGACACAGTCGGCGCATCGGCCGATGTGTTGCTGGCCGAGCCTTGCAGGATCGTCCGGTCGTCCGCGGGGACGGACGCCCGCGCCTGCCGCACCGCATTACGGAATGCGTCCGCAGTCTGGAAGCGCTCGCTCGGCAGCTTGGCGATCGAAGTCAGGATCAGGTCATTCACCGTCGCCGGCAGGCCCGGATGCAACTCGACCGGTGGCCTCGGCGCCTGGTTGACGTGCGCCGCCATGATCGAGAAGCTGCTGCCTTCATCGAATGGCCTCTTCCCCGTCACCATCTCGTAGAGCGAGATCCCCAATGAATAAAGATCGGAGCGCTCGTCCGTGGCTTCGCCCTTCACCTGTTCCGGAGACATGTAGCTGATCGAGCCGAGCGTCGAGCCGGTAGCGGTGAGCTTCTTGGCCTCGCCTTCGGTGTGCGCGATGCCGAAGTCCATCAACTTCACCACACCCTGCCTGGTGAGCATCATGTTCGCGGGCTTGATGTCGCGGTGGATCACATGGTGCCGGTGCGCATAGCTGAGCGCGTCCAGCACCTGGTCCAGGTACTTCAGCGCCTCCCCGACCGGGATCGCGCCGATGTTGAGCCGCGACGACAGCGACTCGCCCTCGACATACTCCATCACCATGACCAGCTGGTTCTCGATGGTCAGCGCAGTGCGCAGAGCGGCGATATTCGGATGGTTGAGCGCAGCCAGCACCTTGATCTCGCGCAGGAAGCGGGCCGCCACTTCTTCATGGCCTTGCAGGTTGGGCAACAGTACCTTCATGGCTTCAACGCGGTCGGTAAGGACGTTTCGCACGCGGTACACGCGGCCCATGCCGCCGGCGCCCAATTCGTCAAGGATCTCGTAATCGCCCAGCCGTTTGGTCTCTGAATCGCTCATTGCCGGAACTCCTGTGGAGTGGAACTTGACCGGGCCTCAGTCGCCGCGGGACGCGCGACAAGATGAGGCCGGAGGAACAACCGCGGGTGCGCGCGAGATTATGCCGCCTGAACCATCACTGGTCAAGGCGAAGGCACTTCCGGCGCCATGATCCTCGCTCCGGAGGGCGACATCGACGCCTCGTATCTTCCCGCGGAGATCCGTGATTTCGAGCAAGCCAAGCCGGTCGAGCCCATGGCGACTGCTTTCCGCGCTCCTGCAAAATGCAGCGCCCCCTAGCAAAACGCTAATCACAATCCAGAGTCTGCCCTCCTGACCTCTCGTAACTCCTTTCCCTCCACCACATTCGGAGTGCGCCCCAACGTGCACTGTTTACGAGTGGAGTTTGGAGGCGCATATGTCGATTCTGTTCGTACTGCTCACATTCTTGCTGATCATGGTGATCACCTACTTCATCAGGGGCAGGGATGAGCGGGTGCTGGCAGCGAAGACGGTGTTGGCCACGGCCACGCCCGCCCAGCCGGTCATGACCCGCGAGATGGGTTTCGACCTTCCGCGCGGCTACTTCTTCCATCCTGGTCATACCTGGGCCATCGACGAAGGCCACCAGAACGCGCGCATCGGCCTCGACGGCTTTGCCGCCAACCTGTTCGGCAAGGCGGAGCGCATCGAGGTCGCTGCCCTGAACCGCTGGGTCCGCCAGGGCCAGAAGCTCTGGAGCGTCACCTTTGACGGCCAGACCGTGGACATGCTTTCCCCCGTCGAGGGGGTGCTCATCTCGGTCAACAACAGTGTCCTCAAGGACCCCGAGTTGGCGCTGAAGGACCCCTACAAGGAAGGCTGGATCTGCGTCATCAAGTCGCCCGAGATCAACACCAATCTGAAGAACCTGGTGCAGGGACCGATGGTCGCTCCCTGGATGCAGAGCACTCTCAGCCGTCTGGCTTCGATGACGGCCCAGAGCGCCGCCGTCATGCAGGATGGCGGGCAACCGGTCGCCGGTTTACTGAAGAAGGTGGACGCCGATCTCCAGCGCCGCATCGTCAGGGAATTCTTCCTGACCTAGGGCTCGGCCAGAACGCATGAGGAGGCATGACCATGGAAACCAGATCGAACGCGTTGCTGATCGACATCACCAAGTGCATCGGCTGCCAGGCCTGCGAGCAGAAGTGCAAGGAGATCCACGGCTTCCCGCCAGAGCACGAGACCGCGCTCTCGGCCACGGCCCTCACCGTGGTGCAGGAGCGTGGCGGAAAGTTTGTCCGCCGGCAGTGCATGCATTGCGAGAACCCGGCCTGCGTCTCGGCGTGTCCCGTCGGCGCGTTGACGAAAACGGCTCAGGGCGCGGTGCGTTACGCCGGCGGTAAGTGCATCGGCTGCCGCTATTGCATGATCGCCTGCCCCTTCGAGGTCCCCAAGTACGAGTGGAGCAAGCTGGCGCCCTACGTCACCAAGTGCGACATGTGCGCCGAGCGTGTACTCGCCGGCAAGCCCACCGCCTGCGCTGAGGTCTGTCCCGTCGGGGCGACCATCTTCGGGGACCGTGAAGAACTGCTGGCCGAGGCGCACAAGCGTATCGCCGAGAACCCCGCCTACGTGCGCAAGATCTACGGCGAGATGGAAGTGGGCGGCACTTCGGTCTTCTACATCTCCGATGTGCCTTTCGAAGCGCTGGGCTTCGTGACCGCGCCCATGATGCAACCGCTGCCCACTTTGAGCGCGGCCGCCCTGGGTGAAGTGCCCACGGTCGTCCTGGTGGGCGGATCCCTGCTCTCCGGCCTCTACTGGTTCACCCAGCGCAAGCGCGAGGTGGCGCTGGCCGAAAGCCGCGCGACCGAGTCCAACGAGGAAAGGAGCTGAGCCATGTCGCACAAGATTGCAGACAAGATCACGTTGTGGCGAGTGCTGGTCGGCATCATCTTCGCCGCCGGCATCTGGGCCACCTATCTCCGCTTCGTCAAAGGCTTCGCGGTGGCCACCAACATGTCGAACGCGCAGCCCTGGGGCATCTGGGTCGGCGTGGCGACGCTCTGCGGTGTCGGACTTTCTGCCGGCGGCTTCGCCATCGCCGGCGCGGTGTACCTGCTGGGCATGGAGCGCTACCGCCCCATCCTGCGGGCGGCCGTCATGATCGCCTTCCTTGGCTACCTGTCGGTGTGCCTGGGATACGCCTGGGAGCTGGGTCTGCCCTGGAATTTCTGGCATCCCATCGTCATGTGGAACCGTAACTCGGTGCTCTTCGAAGTGGTCTGGTGCATCATGCTCTACACCACCGTGCTGGCGCTGGAGTTCTCCCCCGCCCTGGCAGAGAAGATCCCCTGGAAGCCGGTTCGCGAGTGGTACCTGGCCTGGCAGCATCGCATCCTCATCGCACTGGTGCTGGTCGGCGTGCTGCTCTCCTCCCTACACCAGTCCTTCCTGGGCGGGCTGTTCATCATCTTCAAGGGCAAGATGTATCCCCTCTGGTACAGCAACTACCAGACGACGCTCTTCTATATGTCCGCCATCCCCGCCGGCATGGCCATGATCATCATGGCGCTGTATCTCTGCGTACGCTCGCTGCATGTGCGCATCGATCTGCGCATCCTGGATGAGCTCAGCCGGATGATCACCCCCATTCTCGTGATCTTCGCGCTGTTCCGCTTCGCCGATCTGGCCAAGCAGAATGCGCTCCCCTACATGTTCCGGCCGGTGGAAGAAACCGCATACTTCTGGCTGGAGATTGCACTGTTCATCGCCGCGCCGCTGGTGCTGTTCAACCTGCGGCGTGTGCGGCAGGCGCCCATCGGGTTGTATTGGGCGAGCGCGGTCACGGTCGCCGGCTTCATGGTTCATCGTATCAATGTCTCTATCACCTCGCTGGAGCGGGCTACGCAGGCCCACTACGTGCCCAAGTGGCCGGAAATGGCGGTGACCATCATGCTGGCTACGGCCGCGGTCTTGGCGTTCCGCTTGGCGGTCCTCCACCTGAAGATCTTCCCGCGGAGCGAGCCGCCGCGCGAGCTCCCGCACTTCCGCTACCCACAGCCTCGCGCCTATATGCCACAGGCTGGGGCCGCAGACTGACCGACTACTGGTTCGGGGGCCCGCGTCACCGGGCCCCCGGGGAGGTTCACCATGATCTCCAACGAGCTGCTCCCCGCGCACATCGCAGCGGAAGAAGAATCCTTCGATCCATTCGTCCAGGCCACCTTGCACTTCGAGACGGCTGCACGCGCACTCGATCTTGAGGATTGGATCGTCGAGCGCCTGCGCCATCCCGAGCGCGAGCTCTCGGTCAATCTGCCCCTGGTCTCCGACGCCGGCCAGGCTCTGACCATCACCGGCTACCGCGTCCAGCACTGCACCTGGCAGGGGCCGACCCTCGGGGGCGTGCGTTTTGCTCCCGACGTCCACCTCAACCAGGTTCGGGCTGCCGCCATGACCACCACCTGGGAGTGCGCGCTATTTGATTTGCCGTTCGGTGGCAGCGCCGGCGCCGTGGTCTGCGATCCGCAGAAGCTCAGCGAGCGCGAGCTGCGCGACGTCACCAAGGAGTACGTCTATGCCCTGCGCGGTATCGCTGGGCCCATGACCGACGTCCTGGCGCCCGGCATCGGCAGCAACCCCCAGACCGCCGCCTGGATGTTCGACGGCTTCATCCGCGCCGCTGGACACATCGAAGCCGGTGTCGTGACCGGCAAACCCGAGGGGCTCTGGGGACTGCCCGGATACGATGCGCTGGTCGCTCGCAGCCTCTTCCTCTTGCTCGAGCGAGTGCTGGTGGAGCGAGGCCGCCACCTGCGCGAGTCGACCATCGCCGTGCAGGGCTTCGGCAAGATCGGCGCTGCGGCCGCCCGCCTCCTGCACGCTGCCGGCGCTCGCATCGTCGGCATCGCCGACATCTCCGGCGGCCTGTACAACGAGCGCGGTCTGGACGTCGAGGGACTCCAATCTTACGTCGAGACCAACCACATCATGTTCGGCTTCCCCGGCGCCTCCACGGTCGCCAACGAGGACGTTCTCGAGGCGCCCTGCGACCTGCTGCTTGCCGCCGCCGCGGAGCACCAGCTCACCTCCGCCAACGCCGGCAAAGTCCGCGCCGGCGTAGTGGTGGAGGCCGTCAAGGAGACCATTACCCCGGCGGCCGATCACATCTTCGAGGATCGCGATGTGCTGGTGGTCCCCGACATTCTTGCCAATTCCACCCGCCTGCTGGCCTCTGTGGTCGAGTGGTCGCGGAACCAGCGCGGCGTCTGCCGCCTGAACGGAGAAGTCGAGGCGCACATCAAGGATTGCATCCAGAAAGCCTATCTCGCGGTGCACGATGCCGCGGCACGCGAGCATATCTCCCTGCGCCGTGCTGCCCACCTGCTCGCCGTGGAACGCGTGGCCTCGGCCCTCCGCTTACGGCACTGACAGCAACGATGGTTGCGCGGGGCGGGTCTCCGACCCGCCCCTTTTCTTGATTTCGGCCTCAGCATTTTGCTCGCCGCAATCCGCACCTCTACGTGTGCAACCTGTAGAACCGCCCGAACTTACGCGGCATTTCGTAATTAAAGTCCGAGTTTTCCACATAATTTTCCACAGCGATGTTGAAAATTCCCGAGTACAGATATGCCTCCTACTCCAGGGCAAATGTCATGGAAACACTCGCGCTCACCGAAATCTGCCCCGGAGCCAGGTTGCCGCTTTCCGGTGAAGGCCCCGGACCGGAATTCTGG
This genomic stretch from Terriglobia bacterium harbors:
- a CDS encoding Glu/Leu/Phe/Val dehydrogenase, with product MISNELLPAHIAAEEESFDPFVQATLHFETAARALDLEDWIVERLRHPERELSVNLPLVSDAGQALTITGYRVQHCTWQGPTLGGVRFAPDVHLNQVRAAAMTTTWECALFDLPFGGSAGAVVCDPQKLSERELRDVTKEYVYALRGIAGPMTDVLAPGIGSNPQTAAWMFDGFIRAAGHIEAGVVTGKPEGLWGLPGYDALVARSLFLLLERVLVERGRHLRESTIAVQGFGKIGAAAARLLHAAGARIVGIADISGGLYNERGLDVEGLQSYVETNHIMFGFPGASTVANEDVLEAPCDLLLAAAAEHQLTSANAGKVRAGVVVEAVKETITPAADHIFEDRDVLVVPDILANSTRLLASVVEWSRNQRGVCRLNGEVEAHIKDCIQKAYLAVHDAAAREHISLRRAAHLLAVERVASALRLRH
- the nrfD gene encoding polysulfide reductase NrfD, with protein sequence MSHKIADKITLWRVLVGIIFAAGIWATYLRFVKGFAVATNMSNAQPWGIWVGVATLCGVGLSAGGFAIAGAVYLLGMERYRPILRAAVMIAFLGYLSVCLGYAWELGLPWNFWHPIVMWNRNSVLFEVVWCIMLYTTVLALEFSPALAEKIPWKPVREWYLAWQHRILIALVLVGVLLSSLHQSFLGGLFIIFKGKMYPLWYSNYQTTLFYMSAIPAGMAMIIMALYLCVRSLHVRIDLRILDELSRMITPILVIFALFRFADLAKQNALPYMFRPVEETAYFWLEIALFIAAPLVLFNLRRVRQAPIGLYWASAVTVAGFMVHRINVSITSLERATQAHYVPKWPEMAVTIMLATAAVLAFRLAVLHLKIFPRSEPPRELPHFRYPQPRAYMPQAGAAD
- a CDS encoding glycine cleavage system protein H, whose protein sequence is MSILFVLLTFLLIMVITYFIRGRDERVLAAKTVLATATPAQPVMTREMGFDLPRGYFFHPGHTWAIDEGHQNARIGLDGFAANLFGKAERIEVAALNRWVRQGQKLWSVTFDGQTVDMLSPVEGVLISVNNSVLKDPELALKDPYKEGWICVIKSPEINTNLKNLVQGPMVAPWMQSTLSRLASMTAQSAAVMQDGGQPVAGLLKKVDADLQRRIVREFFLT
- a CDS encoding 4Fe-4S dicluster domain-containing protein — its product is METRSNALLIDITKCIGCQACEQKCKEIHGFPPEHETALSATALTVVQERGGKFVRRQCMHCENPACVSACPVGALTKTAQGAVRYAGGKCIGCRYCMIACPFEVPKYEWSKLAPYVTKCDMCAERVLAGKPTACAEVCPVGATIFGDREELLAEAHKRIAENPAYVRKIYGEMEVGGTSVFYISDVPFEALGFVTAPMMQPLPTLSAAALGEVPTVVLVGGSLLSGLYWFTQRKREVALAESRATESNEERS
- a CDS encoding serine/threonine protein kinase, giving the protein MSDSETKRLGDYEILDELGAGGMGRVYRVRNVLTDRVEAMKVLLPNLQGHEEVAARFLREIKVLAALNHPNIAALRTALTIENQLVMVMEYVEGESLSSRLNIGAIPVGEALKYLDQVLDALSYAHRHHVIHRDIKPANMMLTRQGVVKLMDFGIAHTEGEAKKLTATGSTLGSISYMSPEQVKGEATDERSDLYSLGISLYEMVTGKRPFDEGSSFSIMAAHVNQAPRPPVELHPGLPATVNDLILTSIAKLPSERFQTADAFRNAVRQARASVPADDRTILQGSASNTSADAPTVSRLGAAANDRTVVQGSTNDTVDASMAPTASHAAIPSMPAPLPPAYRQAYAAAPTPAPPRAASPQSAAAPAQAPPAAASHRGLYMALGGLLVVVALIGAGLYMPGHKKASASDAVEAPKVMQQTAAPTPAPAATPVAAPEPTPDAKALAHAKAQRLAQEKAAADAAAAAERKAQLDQVEHQIDQLTGRAGAVNASLNTMQRQQAAAGYGLRGDMASAQTRLNVNLQKAQSAIQAEDLDRAKRYAAQSEADLEVLEKFLGR